One genomic region from Croceicoccus sp. YJ47 encodes:
- a CDS encoding ANTAR domain-containing response regulator, whose amino-acid sequence MRIVVIDESRARATIIEEGLQAFDDAEIFVLTDRLALLARIAEIDPDIVIMDLGNPARDVLEEYFAVSRALARPIAMFVDESDDDAIAASIDAGVSAYVVDGLSAPRIRPLLDLAVRRFDAFSRLEDELAQARGQLHEREVVDRAKRILMNERRCSEPEAYAELRQKAMSSNRRIAAIAEAVVTAHELMKGG is encoded by the coding sequence ATGCGAATAGTCGTGATCGATGAAAGCCGGGCGAGGGCTACGATAATCGAGGAAGGGTTACAGGCGTTCGACGATGCCGAAATCTTCGTCCTCACCGACCGGCTGGCTTTGCTGGCGCGGATTGCCGAGATCGACCCCGACATCGTGATCATGGACCTCGGCAATCCGGCCCGCGATGTTCTCGAAGAGTATTTCGCGGTCAGCCGCGCGCTGGCCCGCCCCATCGCCATGTTCGTCGACGAAAGCGACGACGACGCGATTGCGGCGTCGATCGATGCCGGTGTTTCGGCATATGTCGTCGATGGCCTGTCGGCGCCGCGCATACGGCCGTTGCTGGATCTCGCGGTCAGGCGGTTCGATGCGTTCTCTCGTCTCGAAGACGAGCTCGCCCAGGCGCGTGGCCAATTGCACGAGCGCGAGGTGGTGGATCGGGCCAAGCGCATCTTGATGAACGAGAGGCGATGCTCGGAGCCTGAAGCCTATGCCGAATTGCGCCAGAAGGCGATGAGTTCGAACAGGAGGATCGCGGCCATAGCAGAAGCGGTGGTCACCGCGCACGAGTTGATGAAGGGCGGATGA